The Acidimicrobiales bacterium genomic interval TCGTGTCCTCGAGCGGGAAGATCATCCCGACGCGAAGCAGCCGGACGCCGGCGCGCTCGAGGCCGGCGCGGTCCAGGCCGAGTCGGCCGAGCGCCTCGACGAGCTCGTGGTAGGTGCGGCCGGAGGCGACGATGCCGAGCCACGCCCCCTCGGGGTCGGTGGCGAGCTCGTTCAGGCCGTTCGCCGCGGCGTAGGCCTTCACCGCCTCGTGGCGTCGGTAGTAGAGGTCGCGCTCGAGCTCGAGGGTCTCGGGGACGAAGAAGCGGCGCGCCTGGACGTGGCGGTACACCTCGCCGTCGATGCGCAGCTCCGGGTGCACGACCCTCGGGCGGTCCGGGCCGACGAGCGCCGTGCCGAAGCCGTCGGCGACCGCGGTGACGATCTTGAGCGCCGCCCAGCAGCCGCTGTAGCGCGAGAGCTCGAAGGCGTGGCGCCCGAGGTCGAGGACCTCCTGGACGTCGCCGGGGACGAGCACGGGGATCATCGCGTCGTAGAAGGCGAGCTCGCTCTGGCTCGGCAGGGTCGAGGACTTCGAGGTCGGGTCGTCGCCGGCGGCGACGACGACCCCGCCGTTGCGGCCGACGCCGTGGAGGTTGGCCTGGCGCAGCACGTCGCCGCAGCGGTCCACCCCTGGCGACTTGCCGTACCACAGGCCGATCACGCCGTCGTGCCGGGCGAGCGGCGCGAGGTGGTCCTGCTGGCTCCCCCAGACCGCGGTCGCGGCGAGGTCCTCGTTGAGGCCCGGGACGAACGTGACGTCGTGCTCGGCGAGCAGGGGACCGGCGCGCCCGAGCGCGAGGTCGAACCCCCCGAGGGGCGAGCCGGGGTAGCCGCTCACGAACGCCGCCGTGCGCAGCCCGCGGCGTCGGTCGGCTCGTACCTGGTCGAGGAGGAGGCGGACGAGCGCCTGGGTCCCGGTGAGCAGCACGGGGCCCTCGATCGCCCGGTACTTCGCCTCGAGGTCGAACGCCTCGGCCGTTCCCACGACGCTCGTCGTCATGTCCCGCTAGTCGTCATGATCCTTGCGACGTCGCGCCCCGTGCGTCGCAGCTCACGCCGGCGCGCGCCGCGCGGCTGGCGCGCCGACTCCGGTTCAGCAGCCCGGGGGTGCTGTGTCTCGGTCGGGCCGTACGCCGGTCGCTGTCCGGGCTCGTCGGACCTGCAGCCTACCGACTGCCCGCAATAGTCGTCAATTGACTAACGCCGCTCGGAGGCCCGACGGAGCCCGTGCCGAGGCCATCGGCGCACTACGATGCGGCCCGTGACGGGCGCCGTCGTCGACCAGCTGCGCGAGATCGGCATGTCCGGCTACGAGGCGAAGGCCTACCTCGCCCTGCTCGCCGCGGGACGGCCGCTCAACGGCTACGAGGTGGCGAAGTTCTCGGGCGTGCCGCGCTCCACCGTCTACCAGACGCTCGCCAAGCTGGTCGAGCGCTCCGCCGCCTTCGAGGTCAAGCTCGTCGACAGCCCCGGGACCTGCTACGTCGCCCTCTCGGCCGAGTCGCTGCTCGCCCGGGTGCGGCGTGAGTTCGACCGCAACCTCGCCGAGCTCGGCCGCAGCCTCCCGGCCATCGCGCCCACCTCGGAGGCGAGCCTCGTCCACCACATCGAGGGCCGCGAGCGGGCGCTCGAGCGCGCCATCGACCTCGTGGACGGCGCCCAGGAGCAGCTCTTCGTCTCGCTGTGGCCCGAGGAGGCACCCGCCCTCCTGCCGTCGCTGCGGCGCGCCGAGCGCCGCGGCGTCGACACGACGATCCTCGCCTTCGGGGAGCTGCCCGAGCCCGTCGGCCACACCTACGTCCACCAGTTCTCCGCCCCCGAGGTCGTGATCGCGCGCGTCGGCGTGCGCCTCCTCGTCGTCGCGAGCGACTGCCGCAGCGTGCTCATCGGCGGCGCGATCCCCGAGAGCATGTGGGCGGTCTGGTCCGACGACCCGGCCGTCGTGCTCGTCGCCGTGGAGTACGTGCGCCACGACATCGCGATGCAGGTCCTCGTCGACCGGATCGGGCACGGCGAGGTGGACGCCATCTGGCGCACCGACCCGAACCTCGTCCGCCTGCAGACCGGCCTCGCCGCCCCCGGCCTCGACCAGCGGCGCAGCCGCGTCTCGTGATCGCTTCGGCAAACCTCAGGCGAGCGAGGCGTCGAAGACGACCGGGAACCGCCCGAAGTGCGGGCGCGTCGAGGCCGGGTCGCGCTCGGGGCGCTCGGCGTCGTCCGGGCGCGCGCCGTGCTCGAGGAGGACCTGGGCCATGACGGTGACCGCGCCGTAGAGGTGGGTGGCCGGGTCGACCTCCGGCCCGCCGGCCAGGCCGCCGGCGAGCTCCTGGCCGAGGCAGGCGTGGAGGCCGTGCCCGAAGCTCAGCCCCCACGGGGAGACGTCGTCGCCGAGCGGCCGGTAGGGGTTGAAGTCGTCGGCGTCGGGGCCGAAGACCGACGGGTCACGGTTGGCGGCCGTGATGTCGATGACGACGACGGCACCCTCGGGGATCCGCCGGCCGCTGCGCAGCTCGACCGGCGCGAGGGCGTGGCGCCGGGCCTCCGGGCTGGCGGGGTGCAGGCGGATCGACTCGTGGACGAAGCGCTGGAGCAGGAGCCGGTTCGTGCGCAGCTCGGCCCGCGCCCCCGGGTGGTCGGCGATCCAGCCGAAGACGTGGTCGATGGCGTGCACGAAGGCGTCGGAGGTCGAGAACGAGCCGACCCAGGGGAAGTAGGCG includes:
- a CDS encoding helix-turn-helix domain-containing protein, which translates into the protein MTGAVVDQLREIGMSGYEAKAYLALLAAGRPLNGYEVAKFSGVPRSTVYQTLAKLVERSAAFEVKLVDSPGTCYVALSAESLLARVRREFDRNLAELGRSLPAIAPTSEASLVHHIEGRERALERAIDLVDGAQEQLFVSLWPEEAPALLPSLRRAERRGVDTTILAFGELPEPVGHTYVHQFSAPEVVIARVGVRLLVVASDCRSVLIGGAIPESMWAVWSDDPAVVLVAVEYVRHDIAMQVLVDRIGHGEVDAIWRTDPNLVRLQTGLAAPGLDQRRSRVS